The nucleotide sequence CagaaaaaattacatttctgaaaaaaaagaaggaaaagaaacaggacACAGCCCTCCTGCCTTGATCTGCCGGACTGTGTAGTCCCAAAATTCACACACCACCACTCTCCACGCCAGCCGTCCTCTGGGCCGGCTCCATCTTATCCAGGGAGGGGCCCTCGCGCACACCCTCCATCGGGACTTGGGTTCTGGCTTCAGCAGCTGCAGCCAAGGTGTGTCTTCTCTCCTGCAGAACGCTGACCTCAAGTCTCTCTCGTGGGTCCCCAAACTCCAGGAAGCATAAAAAATAGCAGAGCACAAGCGTGTACTGGCAAACTTTAAAAACACAACAGTCACGGTAACGAATATGACCACACAGCAGCTGACAATCTAGGCCCCATTTTTCATGGAAGagcatttaataaaaagtaaaacgacACCTACGCTGTCTTTTCCAAACCGAATGCACCAAGTAATCCTATTGCACGTATGACACCGTAACACTGAACACATCTCCCAGAAGGGCCTGGAGATGCCTTTGCCATGATGGAAACGCAGACAGAGAAccaggagggaggaaaaagaaagcctCGTGGTTCCAGCCTCTCCAAGTGGTCAGTCCTCCTTACCGGCCGAGCCCATCAGCGGATAACCTAGAGCACAAGCGGGAAAATGTATCATCACGACCCAAACACCCAGCCACCTTGCAGAATGTGCCCCTGCCGCACGTCACCCGAAACACTCCGAGTCCATCAGGGCCGTCAGTGACAAGTTTCCATCCGACTTCAGTTTCCCACTTCCCTAGTGACTGGTCCACATTCTGCAAATATTTCCTGTAGTGTATGTCTGTTTCACAGCCACAGACCAACCAGTTTCCTTCTAATTAGCAACATTAAAAGTTAAGAGTAAAATCTCGGCCTCCGCGTACCCACGGCCGAAGCCTGTCGGCGCGGGGCGTCACCCATCACTCCCGCGAGCCGGCTGCCCGCGGCCCGACACGCACCGGCGCCGCGCCTTCAGCAGCACTCGCGGCTGTCGATCTGCTGGTGGATCTCCACGATGCGCTTCCCCATCCGCGCGGCCTCCGCCGCCTTCTTCTCCACCTGCTCGCACAGCTTCACCACCCGCTCCTCCGCCTCGGCGCCGGGGCTGCGCGCCGGGTCCAGGGCGCTCTCCTCCGAGGCCTCCACCTCGCTGTGGATGGCGTCCAGCAGGCTCTCGATCTCCCGCAGCCGCCGGCGGGCCCGCAGGTGCGCGCGCACGTGCTCGCGCTCGAGGGCGCTGACGTcacggcgggcggcggcgggcgcggggctcCGGACCCTCGCCCAGTCCAGCTCGGGCTCCTGCGCCTCGTCCGCGTCCACGGGCCGCAtcgcgccgcccgccgccgcccttcgccgccccgcggcccccgccGCCCGGTCACCGCCCCCGGGAGGCCGGCCGGCAGGCAGCGAGCGCCGGGCGCGGGGCCAAGCTCGGCCCAACCGCCACCGTGACGAGCAACAGGTTCTTTCAACTTTCGCAGCGGAGACGGCGTCCAAAATGGCCTCCCCGCCGTCTGCCAGGGCGCTGCTGGCGTGCGGCGCTTTTACGACGCGCCGGCGCTCCTTTACGGCCACGCCGCCGGTGGGAACTCGCGGACCTCCACTGGCGTGTGCACGCTCCCGACCTCCCATCACGATGGGGCTCCTGGAGGTCTGGAGCGCGGGTTCCTATTCTAACGCGtcgtgaattttattttattttttaaaaatatattttgttgattttttacagagaggaagggagaaggatagagagttagaaacattgatgagaaagaaacatcaatcagctccctcttgcacaccccctactggggatgtgcccacaaccaaggtacatgccctt is from Eptesicus fuscus isolate TK198812 chromosome 2, DD_ASM_mEF_20220401, whole genome shotgun sequence and encodes:
- the MRFAP1L2 gene encoding putative MORF4 family-associated protein 1-like protein UPP; translated protein: MRPVDADEAQEPELDWARVRSPAPAAARRDVSALEREHVRAHLRARRRLREIESLLDAIHSEVEASEESALDPARSPGAEAEERVVKLCEQVEKKAAEAARMGKRIVEIHQQIDSRECC